In one Nitrososphaera viennensis EN76 genomic region, the following are encoded:
- a CDS encoding spermine/spermidine synthase domain-containing protein, translating to MSFHSNNNSQKGLAPTSVSRRLVFLGIFLSSFSGLVLEVAITRIFSAAIWYHFAFVAVSVALVGLGASGLVVHYRLRKISENWAGNMTIAAALGVTLAIPLSLFVMHSLSSHVDYLPLYMGLFSIPFFFIGITISAAFNAFARTAGRLYASDLVGASAGALLVVLALTVLGGEGTVLMVGLVSAASAVVFSISARDRKKIAISLAFVAFAASLIVLDQVVVVGGGGEGRLFSIPTDPNAQKDLPLFLKENPRASIVKTEWNSFSRIDVVEGPLTNCDNTFSDPNNNAGQQSSKCAYEGLVAKVFIDGGAGTNIVSWDGNPESRKDMSNWMQYKPFTMMQDPKVLVIGSGGGRDVVAALASGSKDVTSVEINPIIFNTVKEYGDRAGNVYTHPYVNANVDEGRSFVSRSTEKYDIVYIPFVDTWASVSSGGLGVSENFLYTQEAFQEYYDHLKDRGKVIAVRWLIDSPRFVSTFLTTLERNGVPQEEAYKHIMIVSAQSAKKDPSGTMAIMSKAPFTEQEIQYLYDFFVKEGYHPILVPGKVALEPHSSLLNGQITLQQYYDMFPTKAYAVTDDSPYFLSYEKPFPKVLEVLLYVSLGIAAVFMVGPYVWLRMTNRRSSNAFVKSNNNNGSSGILRTGSIALYFAAIGTGFILIELALLQKLVLLLGNPTMTFALLLFTLLISSGFGSLVSSRLTRGTSAKRLAMVIAGIASFGVAYLASLSPLIYSIVSEQFAVKAAVSIGILFPIGFLMGMPMPTGMRVLKSHAPSFVPWMWAINGGFSVLGSVLAVLFSIAYGGSYAMLLGIAAYIVAASVAFTWKQRSKRTEAEEGILEL from the coding sequence GTGTCTTTTCACAGTAATAATAACAGCCAGAAGGGCCTTGCTCCAACTTCGGTAAGCCGGCGGCTGGTATTTCTGGGAATCTTTCTAAGCTCGTTTTCAGGCCTCGTACTCGAAGTAGCAATCACGAGGATCTTCTCGGCTGCCATCTGGTATCACTTTGCCTTTGTCGCCGTATCCGTTGCCCTGGTCGGGCTCGGGGCGTCTGGCCTTGTCGTGCATTACCGCCTCAGAAAGATAAGCGAAAACTGGGCTGGAAACATGACAATTGCAGCCGCCCTAGGTGTCACCCTGGCCATCCCGCTGTCGCTTTTTGTCATGCACTCTCTTTCCTCGCACGTGGACTATTTGCCCCTGTACATGGGGCTTTTCTCGATACCTTTCTTCTTTATCGGGATAACAATTTCTGCCGCATTCAACGCCTTTGCCCGCACTGCAGGGAGGCTCTACGCGTCAGACCTTGTGGGAGCGTCGGCCGGCGCGCTGCTGGTCGTGCTGGCGCTGACTGTCCTTGGAGGGGAGGGGACGGTCCTGATGGTCGGCCTTGTCTCTGCGGCAAGCGCGGTGGTCTTTTCCATATCTGCAAGAGACAGAAAGAAAATCGCCATCAGCCTTGCGTTTGTCGCGTTTGCAGCCTCCCTCATTGTCCTCGACCAGGTCGTCGTGGTAGGAGGAGGGGGCGAAGGCAGGCTGTTCTCCATCCCTACAGATCCAAATGCGCAAAAGGACCTTCCCCTTTTTCTGAAGGAAAACCCGCGAGCCTCGATTGTCAAGACGGAATGGAACTCGTTTTCCAGGATAGACGTCGTGGAAGGGCCCCTCACAAACTGCGACAACACTTTCTCGGACCCCAACAACAATGCAGGCCAGCAGTCCAGCAAGTGCGCCTATGAGGGGCTGGTTGCCAAGGTCTTTATCGACGGCGGCGCCGGCACCAACATAGTCTCGTGGGACGGAAATCCCGAAAGCAGGAAGGACATGTCAAACTGGATGCAGTACAAGCCCTTCACTATGATGCAGGACCCAAAGGTGCTGGTGATAGGCTCCGGGGGAGGCAGGGACGTGGTCGCGGCCCTTGCAAGCGGGAGCAAGGACGTGACGTCCGTAGAGATAAACCCGATAATATTCAACACGGTCAAAGAGTACGGCGACAGGGCCGGCAACGTGTACACGCACCCGTACGTGAACGCAAACGTCGACGAGGGGAGGAGCTTTGTCTCCCGCTCCACAGAGAAATACGACATCGTCTACATCCCGTTTGTCGACACGTGGGCCTCTGTGTCGTCGGGCGGGCTGGGAGTGTCAGAGAATTTCCTCTACACACAGGAGGCTTTTCAGGAGTACTATGACCACCTGAAGGACAGGGGCAAGGTGATCGCAGTAAGGTGGCTGATCGACTCTCCCCGGTTTGTTTCCACGTTCCTGACAACGCTGGAGAGAAACGGCGTCCCGCAGGAGGAGGCGTACAAGCACATCATGATAGTCAGCGCGCAGTCGGCCAAAAAGGACCCGAGCGGGACAATGGCGATAATGTCAAAGGCGCCCTTTACCGAGCAAGAAATCCAGTACCTGTACGATTTCTTTGTGAAGGAAGGCTACCACCCGATCCTGGTGCCAGGCAAGGTGGCGCTGGAGCCGCATTCGTCGCTCCTGAACGGGCAGATCACGCTCCAGCAGTACTATGACATGTTTCCGACAAAGGCGTATGCGGTGACAGACGACAGCCCCTACTTTTTGTCATACGAAAAGCCGTTTCCAAAGGTACTGGAAGTGCTGCTGTACGTGAGCCTTGGGATTGCTGCGGTCTTTATGGTCGGGCCGTACGTGTGGCTGAGAATGACAAACAGGCGTAGTAGTAATGCTTTTGTTAAAAGTAACAACAATAACGGTAGCAGCGGCATCCTGCGCACCGGCAGCATAGCGCTCTACTTTGCTGCAATAGGCACGGGATTCATCCTGATCGAGCTTGCCCTCCTGCAAAAGCTTGTGCTTTTGCTTGGAAACCCCACAATGACGTTTGCCTTGCTCTTGTTCACTCTGCTCATATCAAGCGGGTTTGGCAGCCTGGTCAGCTCCAGGCTTACTAGGGGAACGAGCGCAAAAAGGCTTGCAATGGTTATTGCAGGAATTGCCTCGTTTGGAGTGGCCTATCTGGCGTCGTTGTCGCCCCTGATCTATTCGATAGTGTCAGAGCAATTTGCAGTAAAGGCGGCTGTCAGCATCGGGATCTTGTTTCCCATCGGCTTTTTGATGGGGATGCCCATGCCTACTGGGATGAGGGTGCTCAAGTCTCATGCCCCGTCCTTTGTTCCGTGGATGTGGGCGATAAACGGAGGGTTTTCCGTCCTGGGTTCCGTCCTTGCGGTGCTTTTCAGCATCGCTTACGGAGGTTCCTATGCAATGCTCCTTGGAATAGCCGCCTATATTGTCGCTGCTTCAGTAGCATTTACGTGGAAGCAGAGATCAAAAAGAACGGAAGCTGAGGAAGGAATACTGGAGCTCTGA
- a CDS encoding Lrp/AsnC ligand binding domain-containing protein, producing the protein MPGAYILINIRPGVEKQVIDELSQLPGVVHVEGVYGGFDIIVRIEFPTDGMILRTLDKVRRIDGIKSTLTMSFIPGQQKGKTGLDADHLGPPSD; encoded by the coding sequence GTGCCAGGAGCTTACATACTGATCAATATACGCCCGGGAGTTGAGAAGCAGGTAATAGACGAGCTGTCGCAGCTCCCCGGCGTCGTTCATGTCGAGGGCGTCTATGGAGGTTTTGACATAATCGTCAGAATAGAGTTTCCCACGGATGGCATGATACTGAGGACACTGGACAAGGTCAGGAGGATAGACGGCATCAAGTCCACCTTGACGATGTCGTTTATTCCCGGACAGCAGAAGGGAAAGACAGGGTTAGATGCAGACCATCTGGGGCCTCCATCGGATTAA
- a CDS encoding luciferase domain-containing protein translates to MSLSPSEAIKQELLGWEGVTMHDHDFATTRFYVNGIEMGHIHGDEIADLQLPAKISKRLVSEGKVLPHHVIPKSGWVSHEIKKPEDVKVVIDLFYLQHQRLIKKKNK, encoded by the coding sequence ATGAGTTTGTCGCCAAGTGAAGCTATAAAACAAGAGTTGCTAGGTTGGGAGGGAGTTACGATGCATGACCATGATTTTGCAACCACCAGATTTTATGTAAACGGCATAGAGATGGGCCACATACATGGCGACGAAATAGCCGATCTGCAGTTGCCAGCCAAGATCAGCAAGAGGCTTGTATCCGAGGGAAAGGTGCTGCCGCACCATGTCATTCCAAAGTCTGGATGGGTGAGCCATGAAATCAAAAAACCCGAAGATGTGAAAGTAGTGATAGATCTCTTTTACTTGCAGCATCAGCGCCTAATAAAGAAGAAGAATAAATAA
- a CDS encoding winged helix-turn-helix domain-containing protein, with amino-acid sequence MVKTIVSFMVKDGLAGETSDQINSHLAVAREIYNQAQQHQHQDSEAYKSRPSIEPVGPKTKHRATRNRSRMDIASAMLEAAYSGAIKSRIKRKVRISFTQLTEYLDYLLENEMLEYDRKTRLYRVTEKGLRFARMYKEIGETINPRTRVI; translated from the coding sequence ATGGTCAAGACGATCGTATCCTTTATGGTCAAAGACGGGTTAGCGGGTGAAACCTCAGATCAAATAAATTCACATCTGGCAGTTGCACGGGAGATCTACAACCAAGCACAACAACATCAGCATCAAGATAGCGAGGCATACAAAAGCCGGCCCAGTATCGAACCAGTAGGACCTAAAACCAAGCACAGAGCTACAAGGAATAGGAGCAGGATGGATATTGCATCTGCAATGCTAGAAGCAGCATATAGCGGAGCAATAAAGAGTAGAATAAAACGCAAGGTCCGCATATCCTTCACGCAGCTAACCGAGTACCTCGACTATTTGCTAGAGAATGAAATGCTAGAATATGACCGAAAGACGCGGTTATATCGTGTCACGGAAAAGGGCCTGCGCTTTGCAAGGATGTATAAGGAAATAGGAGAAACAATCAATCCAAGGACGAGAGTGATATAA
- a CDS encoding DUF6328 family protein, with amino-acid sequence MDVPDDEDKTDRLLRDYNAVLRESTLLTTFSGILFGFLLNISVNVPQDFDIVDRISLLVALYSITVAIFLFIMPVIYHHLQYPYRDFEKFKKRSHRFMLFGVVPAIVTLYFGLELALSSVIGNLAFLLAAIPYALVYFFFRKRK; translated from the coding sequence GTGGATGTTCCTGATGATGAAGATAAAACTGATCGGCTCCTGAGAGACTACAATGCAGTACTTCGTGAAAGCACCCTCTTGACCACGTTTTCGGGCATCTTGTTTGGTTTTCTTTTGAACATCTCGGTAAACGTCCCCCAGGATTTTGACATTGTCGACAGGATCTCCCTCTTGGTCGCGCTGTATTCGATAACCGTGGCCATATTCCTGTTCATAATGCCGGTGATTTATCATCACCTGCAGTACCCCTACAGGGACTTTGAAAAATTCAAGAAAAGGAGCCATAGGTTCATGCTATTTGGCGTAGTCCCTGCAATAGTTACGCTGTATTTCGGCCTTGAACTTGCGCTATCGTCAGTGATTGGAAACCTTGCGTTCCTTCTTGCGGCAATACCGTACGCACTGGTCTACTTCTTTTTCCGGAAAAGAAAGTGA